From a region of the Methanobrevibacter sp. TMH8 genome:
- the rpl4p gene encoding 50S ribosomal protein L4 translates to MKVNVYTMEGEVKEEIELPAIFNEEFRPDLIKRAVISSQTARVQPWGSDPMAGKRTSAESWGSGRGAAMVPRVKNGSRAAFIPQAIGGRRAHPPRPQKVYHEKINVKERRFAIRSAVAATSNSNLVEERGHKVQDIPQLPLIVDDDLESIKKTKETREIFKNLGIFDDITRAKKNTKIRAGKGKLRGRKYKKAKGPLIVVADDKGISLGARNHAGVDVVTVENLNAELLAPGTHPGRLTVFTKSAIEKLGGLFQ, encoded by the coding sequence ATGAAAGTTAACGTTTATACAATGGAAGGAGAAGTCAAAGAAGAAATCGAACTTCCAGCTATTTTTAATGAAGAATTTAGACCTGATCTCATAAAAAGAGCAGTTATATCTTCACAAACAGCTAGAGTACAACCATGGGGATCTGACCCTATGGCAGGTAAAAGAACTTCTGCAGAATCCTGGGGTTCAGGTAGAGGTGCAGCTATGGTACCGAGAGTTAAAAATGGTTCCAGAGCAGCATTCATTCCACAAGCTATTGGTGGAAGAAGAGCACACCCTCCAAGACCTCAAAAAGTTTATCATGAAAAGATAAATGTTAAAGAAAGAAGATTTGCTATTAGGTCTGCTGTTGCAGCAACTTCAAATTCAAATCTTGTAGAAGAAAGAGGCCACAAAGTGCAAGATATTCCTCAATTACCTTTAATTGTTGATGATGATCTTGAATCAATTAAGAAAACTAAAGAAACTAGAGAAATTTTTAAAAATTTAGGAATTTTTGATGATATTACTAGAGCAAAGAAAAATACAAAGATTCGAGCTGGTAAAGGTAAACTTAGAGGTAGAAAATACAAAAAAGCTAAAGGTCCTCTAATAGTTGTAGCTGATGATAAAGGCATTAGTTTAGGTGCAAGAAACCATGCTGGTGTTGATGTTGTAACTGTTGAAAATTTAAATGCGGAATTATTAGCTCCAGGTACTCATCCTGGTAGATTAACTGTATTTACTAAATCCGCTATTGAAAAGTTAGGAGGATTATTCCAATAA
- the rplV gene encoding 50S ribosomal protein L22, translating to MADINYAYNDEDTSKTARAMGKTLKISPKHSVEICRAIRGMNVEKAKNYLNEVIEMKKAVPFKRHNKKVGHRKGLQGWPSGRYPVKAASEILKIIENAEANAEYKGLDTENLKIIHSSSHKGFVIKGGIPRAFGRVTPFNTPTTHIQIVLGEA from the coding sequence ATGGCTGATATTAATTATGCTTATAATGATGAAGATACCTCTAAAACAGCTCGTGCTATGGGTAAAACTCTTAAAATTTCTCCAAAGCATTCTGTTGAGATATGTAGAGCAATTAGAGGAATGAATGTTGAAAAAGCAAAAAATTACTTAAATGAAGTAATCGAAATGAAAAAAGCTGTTCCTTTTAAAAGACATAATAAAAAAGTAGGACACAGAAAAGGATTACAAGGTTGGCCTAGTGGAAGATATCCAGTTAAAGCAGCTTCAGAAATTTTAAAAATTATAGAAAATGCTGAAGCTAATGCTGAATATAAAGGTTTAGATACAGAAAATTTAAAAATTATTCACAGTTCTAGCCACAAAGGTTTTGTTATTAAAGGAGGAATTCCAAGAGCATTTGGAAGAGTTACTCCGTTTAACACACCAACAACCCATATACAAATCGTTTTAGGGGAGGCTTAA
- a CDS encoding putative RNA uridine N3 methyltransferase translates to MHKKQVSVFIPDSFLSETSDLKLKTYKTGVIGRALAVFNVNQVVIYKDLSYKDDKFAADADFMADVLGYMNTPQYLRKKAYPIKSELKHVGILPPLRTPHHPTDSDVKVGEFRQGFTVKRTKKGTFVDIGMEGRDNLAFCKEQLSVNKIFSFKVTKVAKEVIVTPDEPDDVYWGYEILSTHKSLKNSLKLVKPDFVVETTRYADTINSIFNEFEEKLDSVDKLAIVFGGPYSSISEELDGFSWDLIKVNTVPSQGTETVRTEEAVISTLSIINMLLTS, encoded by the coding sequence ATGCATAAAAAACAGGTTTCTGTATTTATTCCAGATTCATTTTTAAGTGAAACAAGCGATTTAAAACTCAAGACATATAAAACTGGAGTTATAGGTCGTGCGTTAGCTGTATTTAATGTGAATCAAGTTGTTATATACAAAGATCTTTCTTACAAAGATGATAAATTTGCTGCGGATGCTGATTTTATGGCTGATGTATTGGGATATATGAATACTCCTCAATATCTTCGAAAAAAAGCGTATCCAATCAAATCTGAGTTAAAGCATGTTGGAATCCTTCCACCACTTAGAACTCCACATCATCCAACTGATTCTGATGTAAAAGTCGGTGAATTTAGACAGGGTTTTACAGTCAAAAGAACTAAGAAAGGTACTTTTGTTGACATTGGAATGGAAGGTAGAGATAACCTAGCTTTTTGCAAAGAGCAACTAAGTGTCAATAAAATCTTTAGTTTTAAAGTCACTAAAGTCGCAAAAGAGGTAATAGTCACACCCGATGAACCTGATGATGTTTATTGGGGATATGAGATATTATCCACTCATAAAAGTCTTAAAAATAGCTTAAAATTAGTTAAACCAGATTTTGTTGTTGAAACAACAAGATATGCTGATACAATAAATTCTATTTTTAATGAATTTGAAGAAAAATTAGACTCTGTAGATAAACTTGCTATTGTCTTTGGTGGTCCTTATTCCTCAATTTCAGAGGAATTAGATGGATTTTCCTGGGATCTAATTAAGGTTAATACCGTCCCTTCCCAAGGAACTGAGACTGTCAGAACCGAAGAGGCAGTTATTTCCACTCTGTCTATCATTAATATGTTACTAACTAGCTGA
- a CDS encoding 30S ribosomal protein S3 produces MIEKDFVTEGLKRTKIDEYLETELERAGYGGMDVQVTPLGTMVVVYAERPGMVIGRGGKTVRAITQTLKNDFDLDNPQVEVKEVDVPELNPKIMAYKIASMLQRGMHFRRVAYSTIRRIMGAGAQGVEVTISGKIRGSRSAVAKFVEGYIKKCGEPSTRFVKEGFATVQLKPGVLGIFVRIMPPEAVLPDKVDILPPTIEAVEETEEAVKVEEEITIVEDNDSEIVEEEVELEELEELEDAEDIEANDTEESEDIEESEIAEDIEEVEDETDSSEKVPEETSDKEDD; encoded by the coding sequence ATGATTGAAAAAGATTTTGTCACTGAAGGTCTCAAAAGGACCAAAATTGATGAATATTTAGAAACCGAGCTTGAAAGAGCAGGTTATGGTGGAATGGATGTTCAAGTTACTCCTCTCGGTACAATGGTAGTTGTATATGCTGAAAGACCAGGAATGGTTATTGGTAGAGGTGGAAAAACTGTAAGGGCTATTACTCAAACACTTAAAAATGATTTTGATCTTGATAATCCTCAAGTTGAAGTTAAAGAAGTTGATGTACCAGAACTTAATCCAAAAATTATGGCTTATAAAATTGCATCAATGTTACAAAGAGGTATGCACTTTAGAAGAGTAGCTTATTCAACTATTCGTAGAATTATGGGTGCTGGTGCTCAAGGTGTAGAAGTAACTATCTCTGGTAAAATTAGAGGTTCAAGATCTGCTGTTGCAAAATTTGTTGAAGGATACATTAAAAAATGTGGTGAACCATCAACAAGGTTTGTAAAAGAAGGTTTTGCAACTGTACAACTAAAACCTGGTGTTTTAGGAATTTTTGTTAGAATAATGCCTCCTGAGGCTGTTTTACCAGATAAAGTTGACATTCTCCCTCCAACAATTGAAGCTGTTGAAGAAACTGAAGAGGCAGTAAAAGTTGAGGAAGAAATTACTATAGTTGAAGATAATGATTCTGAAATTGTAGAAGAAGAAGTAGAACTTGAAGAGCTCGAAGAACTTGAAGATGCTGAAGATATTGAAGCTAATGATACTGAAGAATCTGAAGATATTGAAGAATCTGAAATAGCTGAAGATATTGAAGAAGTTGAAGATGAAACGGATTCATCTGAAAAAGTTCCTGAAGAAACTTCAGATAAAGAGGATGATTAA
- a CDS encoding 50S ribosomal protein L2, with the protein MGKRLIHQRRGRGTPAYRSASHRFKDKIQYRTYDKIEKEGSLKGKVIDIVHDPGRSAPIAQVKFENGEKKFILAPESIQIDDDIECGVSASISFGNSLPLAEIPEGTPIYDIENRPGDGGKFVRSSGTYASLITHDADKAVIELPSGELKSFNPSCRATIGVVAGGGRKDKPFLKAGKRWHAYKAKGKKSMTVRGVAMNAVDHPHGGGNRQHPGRPTTISRHAPPGRKVGSIAAKRTGKRR; encoded by the coding sequence ATGGGAAAACGATTAATACACCAAAGAAGAGGAAGAGGAACTCCTGCTTATCGTAGTGCTTCTCATCGTTTTAAAGATAAGATTCAATACAGAACTTATGATAAAATCGAAAAAGAAGGCAGTTTGAAAGGTAAAGTCATAGATATAGTTCATGACCCAGGAAGATCCGCACCTATTGCTCAAGTTAAGTTTGAAAATGGTGAAAAGAAATTTATACTAGCTCCTGAAAGCATTCAAATTGATGATGATATTGAATGTGGTGTTTCAGCTTCAATTAGTTTTGGTAATTCATTACCTTTAGCTGAAATCCCTGAAGGAACTCCTATTTATGACATTGAAAATAGACCAGGAGATGGTGGAAAATTTGTAAGATCTTCTGGAACTTATGCTTCTTTAATTACACATGATGCAGATAAAGCAGTTATTGAACTCCCGTCAGGAGAGTTAAAATCATTTAACCCATCATGTAGGGCTACTATCGGCGTTGTAGCTGGTGGGGGAAGAAAGGACAAACCATTCCTTAAAGCAGGTAAAAGATGGCATGCCTATAAAGCTAAAGGTAAGAAATCTATGACTGTTAGAGGAGTAGCTATGAATGCTGTAGATCACCCTCATGGGGGAGGAAACAGACAACATCCAGGACGACCTACTACAATTTCAAGACATGCGCCTCCAGGAAGAAAAGTTGGTTCAATTGCAGCTAAAAGAACAGGTAAGAGAAGATAA
- the rpl3p gene encoding 50S ribosomal protein L3: protein MVRHHQPRSGSVAFSPRKRAAKETPRVKSWPQEDEPKLLGLAGYKVGMTHAMMVDNDKNSPTSGMEVFTPVTVLEVPPVVVMGVRAYEKTTYGLKVITEVLADNLDKELSRKISLPKEYNQSEAIAKIQEALEETEDIKVLVHTNPKATSVPKKKPEIFECGIGGKTAEEKLNAALELLGNEVKATDIFSDGQYVDSIATTKGKGFQGPVKRWGIRIQYGKAARSSKKRHIGSMGPWTPSRTMWTVPQAGQMGYHKRTEYNKKILKIGDATDVDAVNPEGGFIKYGLVKNDYVLVKGSLPGPSKRLVILRKAMRAKGKSNDAPQINYISTKSKQGV from the coding sequence ATGGTTAGACATCACCAGCCAAGGAGTGGATCAGTTGCATTCAGTCCTAGAAAAAGAGCTGCTAAAGAGACACCAAGAGTTAAATCTTGGCCTCAAGAAGATGAGCCAAAATTATTAGGGCTTGCTGGATACAAAGTTGGTATGACTCATGCCATGATGGTGGACAATGATAAAAATTCTCCAACCAGTGGTATGGAAGTATTCACACCTGTAACTGTATTGGAAGTACCCCCTGTTGTAGTAATGGGAGTGCGGGCATATGAAAAAACTACTTATGGATTAAAAGTTATTACTGAAGTTCTTGCAGATAATTTAGATAAAGAACTTTCTAGGAAGATTTCACTTCCAAAAGAATACAATCAATCTGAAGCTATTGCAAAGATTCAGGAAGCTTTAGAAGAAACTGAAGACATTAAAGTCTTAGTTCACACAAACCCTAAAGCAACATCTGTTCCTAAGAAAAAGCCGGAAATATTTGAATGTGGTATCGGAGGAAAAACTGCAGAAGAGAAATTAAACGCGGCTCTTGAATTACTGGGCAATGAAGTTAAAGCTACTGACATATTTAGTGATGGTCAGTATGTTGATTCTATTGCTACTACTAAAGGAAAAGGATTCCAAGGACCTGTTAAAAGATGGGGTATTAGGATACAGTATGGTAAAGCTGCTAGAAGTAGTAAAAAGAGACATATCGGTTCAATGGGGCCATGGACTCCATCAAGAACTATGTGGACTGTTCCTCAAGCAGGACAAATGGGTTATCATAAGAGAACAGAATACAATAAAAAAATCTTGAAAATTGGAGATGCGACTGATGTAGATGCAGTCAATCCAGAAGGAGGATTTATAAAATATGGTTTAGTTAAAAACGACTATGTTTTAGTTAAAGGATCCTTACCTGGTCCAAGTAAGAGATTAGTTATTCTTAGGAAAGCTATGAGGGCAAAAGGTAAGTCCAATGATGCACCTCAAATAAACTACATAAGCACAAAGTCTAAACAAGGTGTTTAA
- a CDS encoding 50S ribosomal protein L23: MDPYSVIVRPHVTEKTMNLIDQKNELTFVVLRESNKTAIKNAFEHLFDEKVKKVNTHISSNGLKLAYISLIEENAAEDIAVKMGVF; encoded by the coding sequence ATGGATCCGTACTCAGTTATTGTTAGACCTCATGTTACTGAAAAAACTATGAATTTAATCGATCAAAAAAATGAACTCACATTTGTTGTTTTGAGAGAAAGTAATAAAACAGCTATCAAAAATGCTTTTGAACATTTATTTGATGAAAAAGTTAAAAAAGTAAATACTCACATCAGTTCAAATGGATTAAAATTAGCATATATCTCTCTTATAGAAGAGAATGCTGCTGAAGATATAGCTGTTAAAATGGGAGTATTCTAA
- the rpsS gene encoding 30S ribosomal protein S19 produces the protein MARKIFKYQGYTLEDLQAMSLEDLMEILPARQRRSLKRGFLPRQQIVLDKFRKLKKQEQKGGKPLVIKTHCRDMIVLPEMVGTIFGIYNGKEFVEVEFTPEMIGCYFGEFAPTRQRVQHGDPGMGATRSSMFVPLK, from the coding sequence TTGGCAAGAAAAATATTTAAATATCAAGGTTACACTCTAGAAGACTTACAAGCTATGTCTTTAGAGGATTTAATGGAAATTTTACCAGCAAGACAAAGAAGATCCTTGAAAAGAGGATTTTTACCAAGACAACAAATTGTGCTGGATAAATTTAGAAAGTTGAAAAAGCAAGAACAAAAAGGTGGAAAACCTTTAGTTATTAAGACTCATTGTAGGGACATGATAGTATTACCTGAAATGGTTGGTACTATTTTTGGAATTTATAATGGTAAAGAGTTTGTTGAAGTAGAATTTACACCAGAAATGATTGGTTGCTACTTTGGTGAATTTGCACCAACCCGACAAAGAGTTCAACATGGAGACCCAGGTATGGGAGCTACCAGATCATCTATGTTCGTGCCTCTTAAATAG
- the rpmC gene encoding 50S ribosomal protein L29: protein MAILRSKEIWEMEIEDIQEKLNELKAELAKNISKSSAAGVNENPGKIRELKRTIARVLTIMNQKQKEN, encoded by the coding sequence ATGGCAATTTTAAGAAGTAAAGAAATTTGGGAAATGGAAATTGAGGACATTCAGGAAAAATTAAATGAACTCAAAGCAGAATTAGCTAAAAATATTTCTAAAAGTTCTGCTGCTGGAGTTAATGAGAATCCTGGAAAAATCCGAGAACTTAAAAGGACTATTGCTCGTGTTCTTACAATTATGAACCAAAAACAGAAGGAGAACTAA
- the yciH gene encoding stress response translation initiation inhibitor YciH — translation MKICDVCGLPEELCVCEEIAREVQTVKVYTVRRRFGKLMTIVEGIDEHDIDIKELTKELKAKCACGGTAKKGQIELQGDHKRKVKEVLSDMGFSSDTIEIRDSDKKFNRKRRN, via the coding sequence ATGAAAATCTGTGATGTATGCGGTCTTCCGGAAGAACTTTGTGTTTGTGAAGAAATTGCAAGAGAAGTTCAAACTGTTAAAGTATATACAGTTAGGAGAAGATTCGGAAAACTTATGACAATTGTAGAAGGTATCGATGAACATGATATTGATATAAAAGAGCTTACCAAAGAATTAAAAGCTAAATGTGCTTGTGGGGGGACAGCTAAGAAAGGTCAAATAGAACTTCAAGGAGATCATAAAAGAAAAGTTAAAGAAGTTTTATCTGATATGGGCTTTTCTTCAGATACTATTGAAATCAGAGATTCTGATAAAAAATTCAATAGAAAAAGAAGAAACTAG